Genomic DNA from Pseudomonas helmanticensis:
AAGAAAGCCATGGTTGACCGCATGATCGCCGAGATCGATGCCAAGCTCAGCCGTCAGATGGACGAGATCCTGCACCACCCGGAATTCCAGGCTCTGGAATCGTCGTGGCGTGGTCTGCAGTTGCTGGTCGACCGCACCAACTTCCGCGAAAACATCAAGATCGAAATCCTCAACGTCTCCAAAGAAGACCTGCTGGACGATTTCGAAGATTCGCCGGAAGTCATGCAGTCGGGCCTGTACAAGCACATCTACACCGCTGAATACGGCCAGTTCGGTGGTCAGCCTGTGGGCGCGATCATCGCTAACTACTACATGTCGCCGAGCTCGCCAGACGTCAAGCTGATGCAGTACGTGGCCAGCGTTTCGTGCATGTCCCACGCGCCGTTCATCGCTGCTGCCGGTCCGAAGTTCTTCGGTCTGGAAAGCTTCACCGGCCTGCCGGATCTGAAAGATCTGAAAGACCACTTCGAAGGCCCGCAATTCGCCAAATGGCAGAGCTTCCGTACCTCGGAAGACTCCCGCTACGTTGGCCTGACCGTGCCGCGTTTCCTGCTTCGTAACCCGTACGATCCGGAAGAAAACCCGGTCAAATCGTTCGTGTACAAGGAAACCGTTGCCAACAGCCACGAGCATTACCTGTGGGGCAACACTGCTTACGCGTTCGGCACCAAGCTGACCGACAGCTTCGCCAAATTCCGCTGGTGCCCGAACATTATCGGCCCGCAGAGTGGTGGCGCGGTTGAAGATCTGCCGTTGCACCACTTCGAAAGCATGGGCGAAATCGAAACCAAGATTCCTACTGAAGTTCTGGTTTCCGACCGTCGTGAATACGAACTGGCCGAGGAAGGCTTCATTTCCCTGACCATGCGTAAAGGCTCCGACAACGCGGCGTTCTTCTCCGCAAGCTCGGTGCAGAAGCCGAAGTTCTTCGGCATCAGCGCAGAAGGCAAGGCAGCAGAGCTGAACTACAAGCTCGGCACTCAACTGCCGTACATGATGATCGTCAACCGCCTGGCTCACTACTTGAAAGTGCTGCAGCGCGAGCAACTCGGTTCGTGGAAAGAACGTACCGACCTCGAGCTGGAACTGAACAAGTGGATCCGCCAGTACGTTGCCGACCAGGAAAACCCGAGCGCCGAAGTCCGTGGCCGTCGTCCGCTGCGCGCTGCGCAAGTGATCGTCAGCGACGTTGA
This window encodes:
- the tssC gene encoding type VI secretion system contractile sheath large subunit, encoding MSTSAAQEKSAGNGEYSILDSIIAETRLTPDDEAYDIAKRGVSAFIEELLKPQNNGEPVKKAMVDRMIAEIDAKLSRQMDEILHHPEFQALESSWRGLQLLVDRTNFRENIKIEILNVSKEDLLDDFEDSPEVMQSGLYKHIYTAEYGQFGGQPVGAIIANYYMSPSSPDVKLMQYVASVSCMSHAPFIAAAGPKFFGLESFTGLPDLKDLKDHFEGPQFAKWQSFRTSEDSRYVGLTVPRFLLRNPYDPEENPVKSFVYKETVANSHEHYLWGNTAYAFGTKLTDSFAKFRWCPNIIGPQSGGAVEDLPLHHFESMGEIETKIPTEVLVSDRREYELAEEGFISLTMRKGSDNAAFFSASSVQKPKFFGISAEGKAAELNYKLGTQLPYMMIVNRLAHYLKVLQREQLGSWKERTDLELELNKWIRQYVADQENPSAEVRGRRPLRAAQVIVSDVEGEPGWYRVSLNVRPHFKYMGADFTLSLVGKLDKE